In Paenibacillus sp. FSL R7-0345, a single window of DNA contains:
- the infC gene encoding translation initiation factor IF-3 has product MAVFMNEQIRASEVVLTGLRGEKLGVVSREEALGMARSQGADLVCTSLMSSPPPCTLMPKGKAKAAAQKESASARKSGSGQAAGRSGGKDKVKVKELRFTAHIEEHDYDTKLRQADKHLRSGKPVLLNVQASGAKEAAAAKTVIDRLVADLKESGVKDTGIQSGGKGAKVQLNPR; this is encoded by the coding sequence ATGGCAGTATTCATGAACGAACAAATAAGAGCGTCCGAGGTTGTACTTACGGGACTGCGGGGCGAGAAGCTCGGCGTTGTCTCCAGAGAGGAAGCGCTGGGGATGGCCCGGTCCCAAGGGGCCGATCTGGTCTGCACCTCGCTGATGAGCAGTCCCCCGCCCTGCACCCTGATGCCTAAAGGCAAGGCAAAGGCAGCGGCCCAGAAGGAATCAGCATCCGCACGTAAGTCCGGTTCCGGCCAGGCCGCCGGGCGGAGCGGCGGCAAAGACAAGGTCAAAGTCAAGGAGCTGCGCTTCACCGCCCATATCGAGGAGCACGATTATGACACGAAGCTGCGCCAGGCGGACAAGCACCTGCGCTCCGGCAAGCCGGTGCTGCTGAATGTCCAGGCTTCCGGCGCCAAGGAAGCCGCTGCAGCCAAGACAGTGATTGACCGCCTCGTCGCTGATCTGAAGGAATCCGGAGTCAAGGACACCGGCATCCAGAGCGGCGGCAAAGGCGCAAAGGTACAGCTGAACCCGCGCTAA
- a CDS encoding response regulator transcription factor: MKEHVLIIEDEVAMVRLLELELAYEGYDITVARDGLAGAEQALQGSYDLILLDLNLPGINGIEVCKRIRAVKQTPIIMITARDTVSERVRGLDTGADDYVPKPFAIEELLARMRSLQRRMQQSREPEDLLEAKDLSLSAAAHRVMRGGRDIELSQREFELLRCLLQNKNRLMNREALLNLVWGYSYEGETNVVDVYIRYLRLKVDEGYAEKLIHTVRGSGYILRD, from the coding sequence TTGAAGGAACATGTCCTGATTATTGAAGATGAGGTTGCCATGGTCCGGCTGCTGGAGCTGGAGCTGGCTTATGAAGGTTATGATATTACCGTTGCCAGAGACGGTCTGGCCGGTGCCGAGCAGGCATTGCAGGGCAGCTATGATCTTATTCTGCTGGATCTGAACCTGCCGGGAATTAACGGAATTGAAGTCTGCAAAAGAATCCGCGCCGTCAAGCAGACACCGATCATTATGATTACCGCCAGGGATACCGTAAGTGAGCGGGTGCGGGGACTGGATACCGGAGCGGATGATTATGTGCCTAAGCCGTTCGCCATTGAGGAGCTGCTGGCACGCATGCGTTCCCTGCAGCGGCGGATGCAGCAGAGCCGGGAGCCGGAGGATCTGCTTGAAGCCAAAGACCTGTCACTCAGCGCAGCTGCACACCGGGTTATGCGTGGCGGCAGAGACATTGAGCTGTCGCAGCGTGAATTTGAGCTGCTCCGCTGCCTGCTGCAGAACAAGAACCGGCTGATGAACCGGGAGGCGCTGCTGAATCTCGTCTGGGGTTATTCCTATGAGGGCGAAACCAATGTGGTGGATGTTTATATCCGCTATCTGCGGTTGAAGGTGGATGAGGGTTACGCAGAGAAGCTGATTCATACCGTCCGCGGCAGCGGCTACATCCTGAGGGACTAA
- a CDS encoding DUF4097 family beta strand repeat-containing protein: protein MQKMMKIAVTGFAAAALLYAGSGFGREVLARNLNEADFEVKQAEQAKIPVAVEQTGAGFSFDKGTTSINPDTDPDMIAVTGVNGSIELEQGSGKQIEVHTTVVVDHASRTEAEAIAAKSGIKVQSGKELSIRTYSEPARAGSRYSTSIHLTVKLPKTVKGSIKAALNNGNVLLSKVTAGGSITLGSDNGNVVAKDSGSDLILHTDNGGVVITGVKKSAAASVINGNIEAVKVTGPLDIRTVNGNLSVEDAYSSIKAESVAGNIHIESSKVGGHWNVSNTAGNIGLAWPKKADVQVEASVTFGKPETEFPLTVKGGRVSGTIGAGTYRIEVSSLAGLSLRYSND, encoded by the coding sequence ATGCAAAAAATGATGAAAATTGCAGTGACAGGATTCGCGGCAGCGGCGCTGCTGTATGCTGGCTCAGGATTCGGCAGAGAGGTGCTTGCCCGTAATCTGAATGAAGCTGATTTTGAGGTGAAACAGGCAGAGCAGGCGAAGATACCGGTTGCGGTTGAGCAGACGGGGGCGGGATTTTCTTTTGACAAAGGGACAACCAGCATTAATCCGGATACTGACCCAGACATGATCGCGGTTACCGGCGTGAACGGTTCAATTGAACTGGAGCAGGGCAGCGGCAAGCAGATAGAGGTGCACACAACGGTAGTGGTCGATCATGCATCCCGTACTGAAGCAGAGGCAATCGCGGCCAAAAGCGGAATCAAAGTGCAAAGCGGCAAAGAGCTCAGCATCAGGACCTACAGTGAACCGGCCAGGGCCGGCAGCCGCTACAGCACCAGTATTCATCTGACGGTTAAGCTTCCTAAGACAGTCAAAGGCAGCATCAAGGCAGCACTTAATAATGGAAATGTGCTTTTATCCAAAGTGACAGCGGGCGGCTCAATTACATTAGGATCGGATAACGGCAATGTTGTAGCAAAAGACAGCGGAAGCGATCTGATCCTTCATACGGACAACGGGGGCGTTGTAATAACAGGCGTCAAAAAGAGTGCAGCTGCCTCTGTAATAAACGGAAATATTGAGGCAGTTAAGGTTACAGGGCCGCTGGATATCCGGACTGTAAACGGGAATCTGTCGGTTGAGGATGCGTACTCTTCCATCAAGGCAGAGAGCGTTGCAGGCAATATCCATATTGAGTCTTCAAAGGTCGGCGGTCACTGGAATGTGTCCAATACGGCAGGTAATATTGGTCTGGCCTGGCCGAAAAAAGCGGATGTGCAGGTGGAAGCCAGTGTAACGTTCGGAAAGCCGGAAACGGAATTCCCGTTAACAGTAAAGGGCGGAAGGGTCAGCGGAACAATCGGCGCCGGAACGTATCGTATCGAGGTTTCTTCGCTGGCTGGTTTATCTCTTAGGTATAGCAATGACTAA
- a CDS encoding ATP-binding protein, which produces MKAWTFSRKISASIALASLIVAAVLGGFVYISFSEWTQKQEKELLAEKLKQFELQIKEVTFLPSLLRPGLGKGSGAAAVLKPDLSSFAADLDEGQTLQMLDAKGRVLAEEGAALGVGAETGKGAAIQDGAQTEQSTGELGNAEAERAGQYEALSSLALPAFGTVTLRLIDSGFSAAAAASREVGRLLLLGLLLAAGAAALAGWLVARWALKPIRSMIGEVQDIGADNLSRRLPLPAAQDELYQLGATFNTLLQKLNVSFEQQRRFVADASHELKTPLAIIEGHTHMIQRWGKQSPEVLEESLGFMIDEAGRMKELIAQLLLLAETEEPLQEAAGEECDVQQVLHELLPQTVHLGPGVTLSTDNDGSNGPLPVRMPASACYQVLRNIVENALKYTPGGGSVRIAHTIGPHRIIVSVTDTGIGISSEQLPHIFERFYRAEGSRNRAKGGSGLGLAIAKAILERYGGSIAIESIEGAGTRVLLTFVRGAGGD; this is translated from the coding sequence ATGAAGGCTTGGACATTTTCCCGTAAGATCAGTGCGTCCATAGCGCTGGCTTCCCTGATTGTGGCCGCTGTACTCGGCGGCTTTGTATATATTAGCTTCAGTGAATGGACACAAAAGCAGGAGAAGGAGCTGCTGGCCGAAAAGCTGAAGCAGTTCGAGCTGCAGATAAAAGAGGTTACCTTCCTGCCGTCTCTGCTCAGGCCCGGCTTAGGTAAAGGGAGCGGGGCGGCTGCGGTGCTGAAGCCGGATCTGTCCTCTTTTGCCGCTGATCTGGATGAAGGCCAGACGCTGCAGATGCTGGATGCCAAAGGGCGCGTGCTCGCGGAAGAAGGCGCGGCGTTGGGAGTCGGTGCAGAGACAGGGAAGGGAGCAGCGATACAGGACGGTGCACAGACAGAGCAGAGCACTGGGGAATTGGGCAATGCAGAGGCAGAACGGGCCGGGCAGTATGAGGCGCTAAGCAGCCTGGCGCTGCCGGCATTCGGCACGGTCACCCTGCGGCTCATCGACAGCGGGTTCTCCGCAGCGGCCGCAGCCTCGCGCGAAGTCGGCCGGCTGCTGCTGCTGGGTCTGCTGCTGGCTGCCGGAGCAGCAGCGCTGGCCGGGTGGCTGGTCGCCCGCTGGGCCCTGAAGCCGATCCGCAGCATGATCGGCGAGGTGCAGGATATCGGAGCAGACAATCTGTCGCGCCGGCTGCCGTTGCCTGCAGCGCAGGATGAGCTGTATCAGCTGGGGGCGACCTTTAACACACTGCTGCAGAAGCTGAATGTATCGTTTGAGCAGCAACGGCGTTTTGTGGCGGATGCTTCCCATGAGCTGAAGACGCCGCTGGCTATCATTGAAGGGCATACGCATATGATCCAGCGCTGGGGCAAGCAGTCGCCGGAGGTGCTGGAGGAGTCGCTGGGCTTCATGATAGATGAGGCGGGCCGGATGAAAGAGCTGATCGCACAGCTGCTGCTGCTCGCCGAGACAGAGGAGCCGCTGCAGGAAGCCGCCGGGGAGGAATGTGATGTGCAGCAGGTATTACATGAACTGCTGCCCCAGACAGTACATTTAGGTCCGGGTGTTACTTTGAGCACAGATAACGATGGTAGCAACGGGCCGCTGCCGGTCCGGATGCCGGCCAGTGCGTGTTATCAGGTGCTGCGCAATATTGTAGAGAATGCGCTGAAATACACGCCCGGAGGCGGCAGTGTGCGTATTGCGCATACAATCGGCCCTCATCGGATCATTGTATCTGTAACAGATACAGGGATCGGGATTTCTTCTGAGCAGCTTCCGCATATATTTGAGCGGTTTTACCGGGCTGAAGGGTCGCGAAACCGGGCAAAAGGGGGCTCGGGCCTGGGCTTGGCCATTGCCAAGGCAATCCTGGAGCGATACGGCGGTTCAATCGCTATTGAGAGCATAGAAGGGGCGGGCACCAGAGTGCTGCTGACGTTCGTGCGGGGAGCAGGCGGTGATTGA
- the helD gene encoding RNA polymerase recycling motor HelD, producing MINADDWRQEQERLDLVTEELQAAVAGLEPEVAGLHEQVTEIRKRFWEEVTVNTSTDEDFEETFYSIKQQEALLSERERSHRVRMQRYKSMKRLLPSPYFGRIDFQEEGQGHGEQIYIGVASFATEDGLDFLVYDWRTPVASMYYDHSPGAAAYETPGGEIAGMMTLKRQYQIRSGELQNVFDTSLTIGDELLQQVLGKGADSQMRSIVATIQKEQNTIIRDDKSRMLIVQGAAGSGKTSAALQRVAYLLYKHRGRISADQIVLFSPNPMFNSYVATVLPELGEENMQQTTFQEYLEYWLGAEFRLEDSFGQIEYAMSPETESGFEARMSGMKYKASGDFLQALRNYALWLGTEGMLFRSIRFRDRELITAARIKSQFYSYAPSIRLANRIVLLRDWLLRELAALEVKELEADWARDELDYLDTEQYAEAYSTLLKKVQRQSAVFDFAEQYEEIYGELRGKEQGEENVFDYAEQEEGLLLRLIVKESFKPLRREVRRLKFIDVTGLYGQLFTDNADSYRQMTDAAAVPELWPEICGQTKEKLDRSELFYEDATPYLYLKELIEGTRTNTIVRHLFIDEGQDYSPFQYAFLKQLFPRARMTVLGDFGQAVFPQATNLAANDSSLTGLYGEEETSLITLVRSYRSTRQIVEFTKSLLPEQEIVPFERNGAEPCLTKLGSAGERAVRIKADIAALRAEGLDSIAVITKTAAESREAYNALSSEGCEELRLVTKETLTFEKGILVLPVYLAKGVEFDAVLIYDASAQVYHRESERKLFYTACTRAMHQLMLYTAGDWTPYILGIDETLYNAKS from the coding sequence ATGATTAATGCGGACGATTGGCGGCAGGAGCAGGAACGGCTGGATTTGGTAACGGAAGAGCTGCAGGCAGCGGTTGCCGGGCTTGAACCGGAAGTAGCCGGACTGCATGAGCAGGTAACGGAGATCCGCAAGCGGTTCTGGGAGGAAGTTACGGTTAATACCAGTACTGATGAGGACTTTGAAGAGACCTTTTACAGCATCAAGCAGCAGGAGGCGCTGCTGTCTGAGCGGGAGCGCAGCCACCGGGTTCGGATGCAGCGTTATAAAAGCATGAAGCGGCTGCTGCCGTCCCCATACTTCGGGCGCATTGATTTTCAAGAGGAAGGGCAGGGGCACGGTGAGCAAATTTATATCGGCGTAGCTTCTTTTGCTACTGAAGACGGCCTGGACTTTCTGGTCTATGACTGGCGGACCCCTGTTGCAAGCATGTATTACGATCATTCCCCGGGAGCCGCAGCTTATGAGACACCAGGCGGAGAAATAGCAGGTATGATGACGCTGAAGCGGCAGTATCAGATCCGCAGCGGCGAGCTTCAGAATGTATTTGATACTAGCCTGACTATCGGCGACGAGCTGCTGCAGCAGGTGCTTGGCAAAGGTGCTGATTCACAGATGAGAAGCATTGTGGCGACGATCCAGAAGGAACAGAACACCATTATCCGTGATGACAAAAGCCGCATGCTCATCGTGCAAGGAGCAGCTGGCAGCGGCAAAACCTCCGCAGCGCTGCAGCGGGTAGCCTACCTGCTGTATAAGCACCGGGGACGGATAAGTGCGGATCAGATTGTGCTTTTTTCGCCGAATCCGATGTTTAACAGCTACGTGGCCACTGTTCTTCCCGAGCTCGGGGAGGAAAATATGCAGCAGACCACCTTTCAGGAATATCTGGAGTACTGGCTGGGTGCGGAGTTCCGGCTGGAGGACTCGTTCGGGCAGATCGAATATGCGATGAGTCCGGAGACGGAATCCGGGTTTGAGGCGCGGATGAGCGGAATGAAATATAAGGCCTCCGGTGATTTTTTGCAGGCGCTCCGGAATTATGCGCTGTGGCTGGGAACGGAGGGGATGTTATTCCGCAGCATCCGCTTCCGGGACCGTGAGCTGATTACGGCAGCACGGATAAAATCGCAGTTTTACAGCTATGCTCCTTCCATCCGCCTGGCTAACCGGATCGTTTTGCTGCGGGATTGGCTGCTGCGGGAGCTGGCGGCGCTTGAAGTAAAGGAACTGGAAGCAGACTGGGCCCGGGATGAGCTGGATTATCTCGACACGGAGCAATATGCCGAAGCCTACAGCACCCTGCTCAAAAAAGTGCAGCGGCAGTCGGCAGTCTTCGATTTTGCTGAGCAATACGAGGAAATCTACGGCGAGCTGCGCGGAAAAGAGCAGGGTGAGGAGAATGTATTCGACTATGCCGAGCAGGAGGAGGGGCTGCTGCTGCGCCTGATCGTGAAGGAGAGCTTCAAGCCGCTGCGCCGGGAGGTCAGACGCCTGAAATTTATTGATGTAACCGGGCTTTACGGCCAATTGTTTACGGACAATGCGGATAGTTACCGGCAAATGACCGATGCTGCGGCTGTACCGGAGCTATGGCCGGAGATTTGCGGGCAGACAAAGGAAAAGCTGGACCGTTCTGAGCTGTTCTACGAGGATGCAACCCCGTATCTGTACCTGAAAGAGCTCATTGAGGGGACCCGGACAAATACCATCGTCAGACATCTCTTTATAGATGAGGGCCAGGATTACTCGCCTTTCCAGTATGCGTTCCTAAAGCAGCTGTTTCCAAGGGCGCGGATGACGGTGCTCGGCGATTTCGGGCAGGCGGTTTTTCCGCAGGCGACCAATTTGGCCGCCAACGATTCGTCATTAACCGGGCTTTACGGTGAAGAAGAGACCTCTTTGATCACTCTTGTCCGCAGCTACCGTTCCACCCGCCAGATCGTGGAGTTCACTAAATCGCTGCTGCCTGAGCAGGAGATCGTCCCCTTTGAGCGAAACGGCGCGGAGCCTTGCCTAACGAAGCTGGGCAGTGCAGGTGAGCGTGCGGTACGTATTAAAGCGGATATCGCAGCACTCCGGGCAGAAGGCCTGGATTCCATCGCTGTCATTACCAAAACAGCCGCCGAAAGCCGTGAAGCCTATAATGCACTCTCGTCAGAAGGCTGTGAGGAGTTGAGGCTTGTTACGAAAGAGACGCTCACTTTTGAAAAAGGCATACTGGTCCTCCCCGTCTATCTCGCCAAAGGTGTCGAGTTCGACGCCGTGCTGATCTACGATGCTTCTGCGCAGGTGTATCACCGGGAGAGCGAGCGGAAGCTTTTTTATACGGCATGTACGCGC